The proteins below come from a single Miscanthus floridulus cultivar M001 chromosome 1, ASM1932011v1, whole genome shotgun sequence genomic window:
- the LOC136486373 gene encoding chaperone protein dnaJ 13-like encodes MASAPEPEDGRELYALLHLSPDASGEEIRRAYRQFAQIYHPDKYQDIAGRMKEVATENFQRIRDAYEILSDENKRQIYDIYGMEGLNSGLELGPKLSKPEEIKEQLERLRRRKEEEKNFTHALPIGSIIANFSVPHYLNGGGIMRGMAMSSEVELPVSKQNTVVVGGNLAVNGAAGSGAASTVLRHQLSPVSSIEFMATAGLRSVIGTQMSRQISPHSTATSGLAVSLRDGSINLSNAWTRQLSDNAVGNIQLVLGDESSISVGWQKKDEKSTATGEVKFGTNFFGASAHYTHRFSSKSHARIAGRVGSTALDFEIGGGRRISEFSTVRMMYNIGIQGVSWRFELHRAGQKLIIPVLLSTDLNALFVTSAFAIPSTLYFLLQTYVVKPYYLKREKQKTLQKMEGLSTQLTEARKAAEKAQKLLEPVSNRKKNRQLENNGLVIIKALYGSRKKIKESSELNEIHNDMASQVFDVTIPLNFLVTEAGQLKLHDGIKKSGIMGFYDPCPGDPKLLLVEYTFHGRKYKVMVDDYEALLIPQDIHQF; translated from the exons ATGGCGTCGGCGCCGGAGCCGGAGGACGGGCGGGAACTCTACGCGCTGCTCCACCTCTCGCCGGACGCCTCCGGCGAGGAAATCCGCAGGGCGTACCGCCAGTTCGCGCAAATCTACCACCCCGACAAGTACCAGGACATCGCAGGTAGA ATGAAGGAAGTAGCAACTGAAAACTTCCAACGAATACGTGATGCATATGAGATACTATCGGATGAGAACAAAAGACAGATTTATGACATCTATGGTATGGAAGGTTTAAATTCTGGCCTGGAACTTGGTCCCAAGCTAAGTAAACCAGAGGAAATCAAAGAACAGTTGGAACGACTGCGTCGGCGCAAGGAGGAAGAAAAAAATTTCACGCATGCTCTACCCATTGGCTCAATCATTGCTAATTTCTCAGTGCCACATTATTTAAATGGTGGGGGCATCATGAGAGG AATGGCGATGTCTAGTGAAGTTGAGTTGCCAGTGTCCAAGCAAAATACTGTCGTTGTTGGTGGGAATTTGGCTGTAAATGGCGCAGCTGGATCTGGAGCAGCAAGCACTGTGCTGCGACACCAGTTGTCTCCTGTTTCCTCTATCGAGTTTATGGCCACAGCTGGACTACGTTCTGTTATTGGCACGCAGATGTCTCG TCAAATTTCACCACATTCTACAGCAACTTCTGGACTTGCTGTTTCTTTGAGAGATGGGTCTATCAACTTGTCAAATGCCTGGACTCGCCAATTATCTGACAATGCTGTTGGAAAT ATACAGCTTGTCCTTGGTGATGAATCAAGTATTTCTGTTGGATGGCAAAAGAAGGATGAAAAAAGTACTGCAACTGGAGAAGTAAAG tTTGGAACTAATTTTTTTGGTGCATCTGCTCATTACACGCATCGCTTCTCCTCCAAATCTCATGCACGCATCGCTGGTAGAGTTGGAAG CACGGCCCTTGATTTTGAAATTGGAGGAGGGAGGCGAATATCAGAATTTAGTACTGTAAGGATGATGTATAACATAGGAATTCAG GGCGTCTCTTGGAGGTTTGAGTTACATCGTGCTGGGCAAAAGTTAATTATCCCA GTCTTGCTTTCGACTGATTTAAATGCATTATTTGTTACCAGTGCATTTGCTATTCCTTCAACACTGTATTTTCTACTTCAG ACATATGTTGTAAAGCCTTACTACCTTAAGCGAGAAAAGCAGAAAACACTACAAAAGATGGAAGGCTTATCTACGCAG CTAACTGAAGCCAGGAAGGCAGCTGAAAAAGCTCAAAAATTACTGGAACCTGTCTCCAATCGTAAGAAGAATAGACAGCTAGAGAACAATGGATTGGTGATAATAAAGGCTTTGTATGGCAGTCGCAAAAAAATCAAAGAGAGCAGTGAATTGAATGAGATACATAATGACATGGCTTCACAAGTATTTGATGTGACCATCCCACTGAACTTCCTCGTTACTGAGGCAGGCCAGCTCAAG CTTCATGACGGGATAAAGAAGTCTGGAATAATGGGTTTCTACGATCCTTGTCCTGGAGACCCGAAGCTGTTACTTGTCGAGTACACGTTTCATGGTCGTAAATACAAG